One part of the Deinococcus humi genome encodes these proteins:
- a CDS encoding S8 family serine peptidase, translating to MKNFSKLGLGLTVILASCGQSTPQGSVTPTAAQLGRVNAQATTLSACSALYASGPSSVQVDSSMRYGQVGTLILSFADDTSKGRAIRWMDSNMNVDLGRGLGALNVLPMVAVKTLITPELIGQLKASLPGLQSIYQDAPLQYKLAESVKFIGADTAQSTYGVSGKGIGVGIIDSGVDGTHPDLAHVAKNVKLVGPVTDTPAGGYLYLDLPNTDTSSGHGSHVASTIGGSGAASAGSARMRRGVAPGATLVGVGAGDGLSILYALQGFDYLMKPEIRETYNVRVISNSWGSSGEFAPYNPISIAAKRAYDAGMVVVFAAGNEGPDANTLNPYSASPCVISVAAGDKQGYLADFSSRGRAGDALVHPDVTAPGVDISAARALTGLAATTVPDTDNPRYSTISGTSMATPHISGVVALMLEANPKMNLDSVLATFKKTSRAMYYAASATSGLDPAQVVVKKREEWEVGYGYVDANASVREAVRQNPNRYSVQTTVLPGWSGTVDTAVCAPTAGCVSNAQDSHVLKVPAGSSVLRVSTDWGNPAFDLDLEVYNPAGQLIGSSAQGTSTNEAVSIPNPVAGDWRVVLKGFLNAPTPYSGTAEVDRIVKQ from the coding sequence ATGAAGAATTTCTCCAAGCTTGGCCTGGGTCTGACCGTCATCCTCGCTTCCTGTGGACAGAGCACTCCTCAGGGTTCCGTTACCCCCACCGCCGCCCAGCTGGGCCGAGTGAACGCCCAGGCCACCACCCTCTCGGCGTGCTCGGCCCTGTATGCCTCTGGTCCCAGCAGCGTGCAGGTCGACAGCTCGATGCGGTACGGTCAAGTGGGCACCCTGATCCTGTCATTCGCCGACGATACCAGCAAGGGCCGGGCGATTCGCTGGATGGATTCCAACATGAATGTGGATCTCGGGCGCGGCCTGGGTGCCCTGAACGTGCTGCCGATGGTGGCCGTCAAGACCCTGATCACTCCGGAACTGATTGGCCAGCTCAAGGCCAGCCTGCCCGGCCTGCAATCCATCTATCAGGACGCCCCTTTGCAGTACAAACTCGCTGAGAGCGTCAAGTTCATCGGCGCCGACACCGCCCAGAGCACCTACGGCGTGAGCGGCAAGGGCATCGGCGTGGGCATCATCGATTCCGGCGTTGACGGCACTCACCCTGACCTGGCCCACGTCGCCAAGAACGTGAAGCTGGTGGGTCCCGTGACAGACACCCCGGCGGGCGGTTACCTGTATCTGGATCTGCCCAACACGGACACGAGCAGCGGGCACGGCTCACACGTTGCCAGTACCATTGGCGGCAGCGGCGCGGCCTCGGCTGGCAGCGCCCGGATGCGGCGCGGGGTTGCACCCGGCGCCACCCTGGTGGGTGTCGGCGCGGGCGACGGCCTGAGCATCCTGTACGCCTTGCAGGGCTTTGATTACCTGATGAAGCCCGAAATCCGCGAGACCTACAACGTGCGTGTGATCAGCAACTCCTGGGGCAGCAGCGGCGAATTCGCGCCATACAACCCGATCAGCATCGCCGCCAAGCGCGCCTACGACGCGGGAATGGTCGTGGTGTTCGCTGCCGGCAACGAGGGGCCAGATGCCAATACCCTCAACCCGTACTCGGCCAGCCCCTGCGTGATTAGCGTGGCCGCCGGTGACAAGCAGGGCTACCTCGCTGACTTCAGCAGCCGTGGCCGCGCCGGTGACGCACTGGTCCACCCCGACGTGACCGCCCCTGGCGTCGATATCAGCGCCGCCCGCGCCCTGACTGGCCTGGCCGCCACCACCGTGCCGGATACCGACAATCCCCGTTACTCCACCATCAGCGGCACGAGCATGGCGACGCCCCACATCAGCGGCGTGGTGGCGCTGATGCTCGAGGCCAACCCCAAGATGAACCTCGACAGTGTGCTGGCCACTTTTAAAAAGACCAGCCGCGCGATGTACTACGCAGCCAGCGCAACCAGCGGCCTTGATCCGGCCCAGGTGGTCGTGAAGAAGCGCGAGGAATGGGAAGTGGGCTACGGCTATGTGGACGCCAATGCCTCGGTGCGGGAAGCGGTGCGCCAGAACCCCAACCGCTATTCGGTCCAGACCACCGTCCTGCCTGGCTGGAGCGGCACCGTGGACACTGCCGTCTGCGCCCCGACTGCCGGTTGCGTGAGCAACGCGCAGGACAGCCACGTCCTGAAGGTGCCCGCTGGCTCAAGTGTCCTGCGCGTCAGCACCGACTGGGGCAATCCGGCCTTTGACCTGGACCTGGAAGTCTACAACCCCGCTGGCCAGCTGATCGGTTCCAGTGCCCAGGGGACCAGCACCAATGAAGCAGTCAGCATTCCCAACCCCGTGGCCGGTGACTGGCGGGTGGTGCTCAAGGGCTTCCTGAACGCTCCTACCCCCTACAGCGGCACTGCCGAAGTTGACCGTATCGTTAAGCAGTAA